The segment AGCCTGAAACCTCCTTACACTACCAACAATCCACGCTCCCGCAAATCCAGCCAGGTATCAGTGATCAGGAACTCCTGGAACGTGAACATCTGGCCTTCGGGATAGTCAGCGGCCATGTCTTTCAGCAGGAATTTGGTGCCGTAATCCTCTGCCAGGCGGGTGAGCCAGGTATGCAGCCATTGGCCAATTTCCGGGGTGGTCCGGATTTCGTATTCCTCTGTTTTCTCGGTGAAGGTGAGCAGGGCATTGTGGAAAGTGCGGCCTTTCTTGGTTTTGGTCACCACTTCTAGCTCAGGCGCATTGCCTAACCACAACACGCGCAGGTTCTGCTTTTCAGAATCCGGTTTGCCGATAGCTTCTACTGCTTGGGCAATCATATTCTTCGGGTGGGAGGCACGGGGCACCTTAAAGTCAAACCAGAAGGAAAGCGGTTCATCCAACCCAATGCCGTGCATGTAGTTATACAGCGCTTTTGCTAAACCAGCCCCAAAAAGCTCATGATCGGCACCCTGCGGGTCTTCGTGCCACAAGTCATTGTCAGCGAACAAGCCGGGTTCAGGACCTACTTTCACCACGCCGTATTTTTCAGGGTTCTTGCCTACCGGGCTGTGCGCCGTCATAGAGAACCGGTGCCAGTAGCCCGATTGAATGACATTCTGTTCAAAAAGCTGGCGCACTACTTCCAGGGAGTCCATGGTCTCTTGCGCGGTTTGGGTAGGGAAGCCGTACATCAGGTAGGCGTGCACCATAATGCCAGCGGCGGTGAAGTCACGCGTTACACGCGCCACTTGGGCAATGCTCACGCCTTTCTCCATCTTCGCCAATAGACGGTCAGAAGCAACTTCCAATCCACCGGACACTGCTATACAACCACTGGCCGCCAGCAAACGGCATAAATCAGCGGAGAAGGTTTTCTCAAAACGGATGTTGCCCCACCAGGTAATCTTCACACCCCGGCGCAGCAGTTCAATGGCTAGGTCACGCAACGCCAGTGGCGGAGCGGCTTCATCCACAAAATGGAAGCCGGTTTGTCCCGTCTGTGCAATAATCTGCTCAATGCGGTCCACCAGCAAGGTGGCAGGCGCGGTCTCATAGCGGGAGATGTAATCTAAGGTAATGTCGCAAAAAGAACAGCGCTTCCAGTAGCAGCCATGCGCAATGGTGAGTTTGTTCCAGCGGCCATCAGACCAAAGGCGGTGCATGGGGTTGAGCACCTCCACCACGCTCAGGTATTCATGCAGTTTTAAATCGCTGTAATCAGGCGTGCCTACTTCGGTGTGCGGAATATCAGCGTCAGTGGCGGCGTTGAGGTATTGCACTTCGCCGTCCAGCAACAGGAACGTGCGTTGGAGTTGCTCTACAGAACGTTGGTCCTGGAAATGCTCCAGTAGCTTCAACCACGGACCTTCGCCGTCATCTAAGGTGATGAAGTCAATGTAGTTGAAGATGCGGGGTTCGCGTAGGCTTCTCAGTTCAGTATTGGGGTAACCGCCACCCATCAGCGTTTTCACGTGCGGGTACTTCTGCTTGATCAATTGAGCCAACCGCAACGCGCCGTACAAGTTGCCCGGGAAAGGTACGGTGAAACCCACCACATCTGGTTGTACTTCCTGCATGCGCTGGTCCAGCAGGTCCAGTAGCATTTGATCCACCAGGTTGGGTGCCGTTTGCAGCTCTGCTTCCAGCGGGTCAAAGGACGTAGCGCTCATGGCCAGTTTATCGGCGTAGCGGCTGAAACCGAAGTGTGGGCAAACAGTTTCCTTGATCAAATCGGCTAAATCTTCTAGGTACAACGTGGCCAAGTGCCGGGCTCTATCGGTGATGCCCATGGTCCCGAAGGCCTCTTCCAGATCAGCCAATTGCAGAAACCGGCTGGCTTCTGGCAGGAAGGAACCCAGGGCAATAGGATGCGCCAGGGTGCTGTCGCGGCCTTGTAGAAAACGGATGACCGGTTCAATAGTATCCAGGTACGATTTACGAAGGCGCAGCATCCGTTGGCTGTTGTCTGACAGTTCATAGGTGCCGTCCAGAATGGTTTGAAAAACCTGGTTCAGTCCTTTACGGGAGAACAGGCGCAAGACCAACTCCAGTCCAAAATCAGCCTGAGTCACGTTAAATCCCCGGTCACGCAGAAAACCTTTGATGTAGGCTGTGGCAGGATAAGGCGTGTTCAGCTGCGTAAGCGGCGGCGTGATGAGCAGGATTTTGGGAGCGGTGGTCAAGGGTAGCAAATTTGGGCAAAGGTACTAAATGGAGTTCTGAGTCTTGGGCTTACAGCTTAAGAATGCCTGTTTTCTGAAAAACAAGCTTAAAACCCGTTCCAATCAGATGCAGGTAAAACAGCTACTGAGGGCGATGAGTTCAGAACTTGAAAGGAGAGACGTTTTCTGAATTTTTAACTGAGAGTATAGGCTTGCGTATTATGGGTGCAGGCAAGATAAAGTGGAATGTGTCACGATTAAACAGAAGATAGTATGACTATTCGGCTCACAAGACCATTTAAAATAGGACTGGCCGTGCTGGTGTTGTTGCTGGCGTTCCGGATTGCTTTACCGTTCATTGTGAAAAAGTATGTAAACAAGACGCTAGAGGAGCTTCCCGGGTATACCGGCTATGTAGAAGATGTGGACATTTCTTTGCTTCGGGGAGCCTACCAGATTGACGGTTTGGTCCTGAAGGAAGAGAAGGGCAATCCCAAGTACCCGTTCCTGACTATTCAGGAAACCGATTTGTCTATTGAATGGAAATCTTTGTTTAAGGGCAAACTGGTAGGAGAAGTGATCATGCAAAACCCCGTACTGAACATGGTAACTGGAGGTGGCCAGTCTTCTAAATCCTCTAAAGAAGACCCTACCCTCAACCATTGGACTGAGGTGGTCAAAGACCTGATGCCCATAACCATTAACCGCTTTAGCGTGCACAATGGCAAGCTGGCCTTTATGGACTTCACCGCTTCGCCAGACGTGAAGCTGGATATTAACAGCATGGAATTAGTGGCCCTGAACCTGGCCAACGTGGAGGAAGTGGGTAAAAAGCTTCCCTCTTCGGTAACGGTCACCGGAAAATCTATTGGTGGTGGGACCTTGAAAGGGAAGATGCAGGTGAATGCGTTGAAGCGCATTCCAGATTTTGACTCTGACTTTCAGTTAACGGGAGTAAATCTCACCAGCCTGAACAGTTTCATCAAAGCCTACGCTAAAATTGATGTGGAGCGTGGCAAGCTGGACATGTATTCAGAACTGAAGCTAAACAACGGCCAGTTAGACGGCTACATCAAACCTTTCT is part of the Rufibacter tibetensis genome and harbors:
- a CDS encoding DUF748 domain-containing protein: MTIRLTRPFKIGLAVLVLLLAFRIALPFIVKKYVNKTLEELPGYTGYVEDVDISLLRGAYQIDGLVLKEEKGNPKYPFLTIQETDLSIEWKSLFKGKLVGEVIMQNPVLNMVTGGGQSSKSSKEDPTLNHWTEVVKDLMPITINRFSVHNGKLAFMDFTASPDVKLDINSMELVALNLANVEEVGKKLPSSVTVTGKSIGGGTLKGKMQVNALKRIPDFDSDFQLTGVNLTSLNSFIKAYAKIDVERGKLDMYSELKLNNGQLDGYIKPFFEEVKVLNWKKDKKEGGVLSAVKEAVIGIFTEAAENQPLDQIATQIPIKGNINNPQTNGWKTFINVLKHAFIDAFSKGIENSL
- a CDS encoding B12-binding domain-containing radical SAM protein, translated to MTTAPKILLITPPLTQLNTPYPATAYIKGFLRDRGFNVTQADFGLELVLRLFSRKGLNQVFQTILDGTYELSDNSQRMLRLRKSYLDTIEPVIRFLQGRDSTLAHPIALGSFLPEASRFLQLADLEEAFGTMGITDRARHLATLYLEDLADLIKETVCPHFGFSRYADKLAMSATSFDPLEAELQTAPNLVDQMLLDLLDQRMQEVQPDVVGFTVPFPGNLYGALRLAQLIKQKYPHVKTLMGGGYPNTELRSLREPRIFNYIDFITLDDGEGPWLKLLEHFQDQRSVEQLQRTFLLLDGEVQYLNAATDADIPHTEVGTPDYSDLKLHEYLSVVEVLNPMHRLWSDGRWNKLTIAHGCYWKRCSFCDITLDYISRYETAPATLLVDRIEQIIAQTGQTGFHFVDEAAPPLALRDLAIELLRRGVKITWWGNIRFEKTFSADLCRLLAASGCIAVSGGLEVASDRLLAKMEKGVSIAQVARVTRDFTAAGIMVHAYLMYGFPTQTAQETMDSLEVVRQLFEQNVIQSGYWHRFSMTAHSPVGKNPEKYGVVKVGPEPGLFADNDLWHEDPQGADHELFGAGLAKALYNYMHGIGLDEPLSFWFDFKVPRASHPKNMIAQAVEAIGKPDSEKQNLRVLWLGNAPELEVVTKTKKGRTFHNALLTFTEKTEEYEIRTTPEIGQWLHTWLTRLAEDYGTKFLLKDMAADYPEGQMFTFQEFLITDTWLDLRERGLLVV